The proteins below are encoded in one region of Triticum aestivum cultivar Chinese Spring chromosome 1B, IWGSC CS RefSeq v2.1, whole genome shotgun sequence:
- the LOC123114479 gene encoding adenine nucleotide transporter BT1, chloroplastic/mitochondrial, producing the protein MSNKSGGVLLQCAEATAADWGCCFLSLSVPPPPPAAPCDADSNGGFNLAWTLHQSFHPPAGLFASVGHKVGVGLSASSSGATSSGKPPDPYRKYVSPQAVETSLPVPGDGVGFWGKGKKKAVKIKIKVGNSHLKRLISGGIAGAVSRTVVAPLETIRTHLMVGSNGNSSTEVFESIMKNEGWTGLFRGNFVNVIRVAPSKAIEPFAFDTAKKFLTPKSGEEQKIQIPPSLVAGAFAGVSSTLCTYPLELIKTRLTIQRGVYDNFLHAFVKIVREEGPAELYRGLTPSLIGVVPYAATNYFAYDTLKKVYKKMFKTNEIGNVPTLIGSAAGAISSTATFPLEVARKHMQVGAVGGRKVYKNMLHALLTILEDEGVGGLYRGLGPSCMKLVPAAGISFMCYEACKKILIEEEDE; encoded by the exons ATGAGCAACAAGAGCGGCGGCGTGCTGTTGCAATGCGCGGAGGCGACGGCAGCGGATTGGGGCTGCTGCTTCCTCTCCCTCTCcgtgccaccacctccacctgctGCGCCCTGTGATGCAGATAGCAATGGTGGATTCAACCTGGCATGGACCCTCCACCAGTCCTTCCACCCACCCGCTGGTCTCTTTGCCAGCGTCGGCCACAAGGTGGGGGTGGGcctctcggcctcctcctccggcgccacATCGTCGGGAAAACCCCCAGACCCGTACAGAAAATACGTTTCACCGCAGGCCGTCGAAACATCCCTGCCGGTGCCGGGTGACGGAGTGGGGTTCtgggggaaggggaagaagaaagcGGTGAAGATCAAGATAAAGGTTGGGAATTCCCACCTCAAGAGGCTCATCAGCGGGGGGATTGCAGGTGCAGTGTCAAGGACAGTTGTCGCGCCTTTGGAGACGATTAGGACACATCTGATGGTCGGCAGTAATGGGAATTCATCCACGGAGGTGTTTGAGTCCATCATGAAGAATGAAGGATGGACTGGATTGTTCCGCGGCAACTTTGTTAATGTCATTCGAGTCGCCCCGAGCAAAGCAATCGAG CCTTTTGCCTTTGATACAGCTAAGAAGTTCCTAACCCCCAAATCTGGGGAAGAACAGAAGATCCAAATCCCTCCTTCACTAGTGGCAGGGGCTTTTGCTGGTGTCAGCTCAACTCTGTGTACATACCCTCTGGAACTAATTAAGACTCGATTAACCATACAG AGAGGTGTGTATGATAACTTCCTCCATGCATTTGTGAAAATTGTCCGTGAAGAAGGCCCTGCTGAGCTGTATAGAGGCTTAACCCCAAGTCTAATCGGAGTAGTGCCATATGCAGCAACCAACTACTTTGCGTATGACACCCTTAAGAAGGTGTACAAGAAAATGTTCAAGACAAATGAAATCGGCAACGTTCCAACCCTCATTGGGTCTGCTGCAGGAGCCATCTCAAGCACTGCCACATTTCCTCTTGAGGTTGCCCGCAAGCACATGCAAGTCGGAGCTGTTGGTGGCCGGAAGGTATACAAGAACATGCTTCACGCTCTCCTGACCATTCTCGAGGACGAAGGGGTTGGGGGCCTCTACAGAGGACTGGGGCCTAGTTGCATGAAGCTGGTGCCTGCTGCTGGGATTTCGTTTATGTGCTACGAAGCTTGCAAGAAGATACTGATTGAGGAAGAGGACGAATGA